From the Leptolyngbya sp. O-77 genome, one window contains:
- a CDS encoding VOC family protein, with product MQLSGFHHIALICSDYERSKRFYTEILGFQVLQETYRAARQSYKLDLALPAKSGISAYRIELFSFPAPPPRPSRPEACGLRHLAFATPDLDRSVLYLESQGISVEPIRVDELTQKRFTFFQDPDGLPLELYEA from the coding sequence ATGCAACTTTCCGGCTTTCACCACATCGCCCTGATCTGCTCCGATTACGAGCGCTCGAAACGCTTCTACACCGAGATTCTGGGCTTCCAGGTTTTGCAAGAAACCTACCGTGCGGCAAGGCAGTCCTACAAGCTGGATTTGGCGCTCCCCGCTAAGTCTGGAATTTCTGCCTATCGCATTGAGCTATTTTCCTTTCCTGCACCGCCGCCTCGCCCCTCGCGCCCGGAGGCCTGCGGACTGCGCCATCTGGCCTTTGCGACCCCTGATCTCGACCGTTCCGTTCTCTACCTGGAGTCTCAAGGCATTTCCGTCGAGCCAATCCGAGTGGATGAGCTAACCCAAAAGCGGTTCACCTTCTTTCAAGATCCAGACGGACTGCCGCTAGAGCTATATGAAGCATAG
- a CDS encoding AAA family ATPase produces MREELNVLVQAQYPLIYLVTSEEERAEQTIAAIAQMKPLRRVFIWTVTHGIVEFGQPRNITQHNTVSPEAAIEWVIRQREPGIFVFKDLHPFIDSPAVTRWLRDAIASFKDTQKTILLMSPVQNIPIELEKEVAVLDFPLPDMGELNQVLTHQLDQSRPVRRITTETREKLLKAALGLTRDEAEKVYRKAQVAAGKLTESEVEVVLSEKKQLIRRNGILEYLEEDSTIDSVGGLEELKSWLRQRSNAFTERAREYGLPQPKGMLILGVPGCGKSLIAKTTSRLWGLPLLRLDMGRVYDGSMVGRSEANLRSALKTAESISPAILFIDELDKSFAGSAGSADSDGGTSSRIFGTFLTWMQEKTSPVFVMATANRVDRLPGEFLRKGRFDEIFFVDLPTAEERKDIFRIHLSKRRNDISRFDLEQLAKISEAEANVSIVDPNTGASRSVNVICGFSGAEIEQAVVAAMYEAFAQDREFTQLDIIAAVKSTLPLSKTMAEQVVALREWARQRARPAATSIAEERSREEEYKRLEWS; encoded by the coding sequence ATGAGAGAAGAGCTAAACGTCTTAGTTCAAGCACAGTATCCTCTAATCTATCTCGTGACCTCTGAGGAAGAGCGGGCAGAGCAGACCATCGCGGCGATCGCCCAGATGAAGCCCCTGCGACGAGTCTTTATCTGGACAGTCACCCACGGCATTGTGGAGTTTGGCCAGCCGCGCAACATCACCCAGCACAATACCGTTTCTCCCGAAGCCGCAATCGAGTGGGTCATTCGTCAGCGAGAGCCAGGGATCTTTGTGTTCAAGGATCTGCACCCCTTCATCGACTCGCCTGCGGTAACCCGGTGGCTGAGAGATGCGATCGCCAGCTTCAAGGATACGCAGAAGACCATCTTGCTGATGTCTCCGGTTCAAAATATCCCCATAGAGCTGGAAAAAGAAGTCGCTGTTCTAGACTTCCCACTGCCCGACATGGGAGAGCTAAATCAGGTCTTGACGCACCAGCTCGACCAGTCCCGCCCCGTTCGTCGCATCACGACCGAGACTCGCGAAAAGCTGCTGAAGGCAGCGCTGGGGCTGACTCGCGACGAAGCCGAGAAGGTCTATCGCAAGGCTCAGGTTGCCGCTGGCAAGCTGACGGAATCTGAAGTTGAAGTTGTTCTCTCAGAGAAGAAGCAGCTTATTCGCCGCAACGGCATCCTGGAATATCTGGAAGAAGACAGCACCATCGACTCAGTAGGCGGTCTAGAAGAACTCAAGTCCTGGTTGCGTCAGCGTTCCAACGCTTTTACAGAACGGGCGCGGGAGTATGGCTTGCCCCAGCCCAAGGGGATGCTGATTCTGGGTGTGCCGGGTTGCGGCAAGTCTTTGATTGCCAAGACGACCTCTCGCCTCTGGGGGCTACCGCTGCTCCGGTTGGATATGGGTCGCGTGTATGACGGCTCTATGGTAGGGCGATCGGAAGCAAATCTCCGCAGCGCCTTAAAAACTGCTGAATCGATTTCTCCAGCGATCCTATTTATCGATGAGTTAGACAAGTCCTTTGCAGGCAGCGCGGGTTCTGCTGATTCCGACGGCGGAACCTCTAGCCGAATCTTTGGAACGTTTCTGACCTGGATGCAGGAAAAGACCTCGCCGGTGTTCGTCATGGCCACTGCAAACCGGGTCGATCGCCTGCCGGGTGAGTTTCTCCGCAAAGGGCGCTTTGACGAAATCTTCTTTGTAGATCTGCCTACGGCTGAGGAGCGCAAAGATATCTTCCGCATTCATCTCTCCAAGCGGCGGAATGACATTTCCCGGTTTGACCTGGAGCAACTGGCGAAGATTTCTGAGGCTGAGGCAAACGTCTCGATTGTCGATCCCAACACGGGCGCGAGTCGTTCGGTTAACGTGATTTGTGGATTCTCCGGTGCAGAGATTGAGCAAGCAGTCGTGGCTGCGATGTATGAAGCCTTTGCTCAAGACCGCGAGTTCACTCAGCTAGATATTATTGCTGCCGTCAAATCGACGCTTCCGCTGTCGAAGACGATGGCCGAGCAGGTAGTCGCCCTACGGGAATGGGCGAGGCAGCGCGCGCGACCTGCTGCCACTTCCATCGCTGAAGAGCGAAGCCGCGAAGAAGAATACAAGCGGCTGGAGTGGAGTTAA
- a CDS encoding calcium/sodium antiporter yields MVIAMLVAGLVLLVIGAEILVRGASKLAAIAGISPLVIGLTIVAYGTSAPEMAVSILSSYAGQADIAVGNVVGSNIFNVLLILGVSALVAPLVVAQQLIRLDVPIMIGVSFLMLLFGLDGRIGRSDGVVLFAGAIAYTLFLIYQSRKEQNLDVQQEYEQYGAGEPGDRPAALIWLINLAYIVGGLVLLVLGSRWLVDSSVSIARLIGVSELVIGLTIVAAGTSLPELATSVVASFKGERDIAVGNVVGSNIFNILAVLGLSAAVSPAGLAVSDAVLRFDGLVMLAVAIACLPIFFTGNLITRWEGAVFIGYYAAYTLYLILHSTQHAILPLFSQAMFWFVLPITVLTIAVVTLRELRRSRHRKQQISSAEEPPTR; encoded by the coding sequence ATGGTCATTGCAATGCTGGTAGCAGGCCTTGTCCTGCTGGTGATTGGAGCGGAGATCCTGGTTCGCGGCGCATCCAAGCTGGCGGCGATCGCCGGAATTTCGCCACTTGTTATTGGGCTAACCATTGTTGCCTATGGGACTAGCGCTCCAGAGATGGCGGTCAGTATCCTATCGAGCTACGCAGGACAGGCTGACATTGCAGTGGGCAACGTGGTCGGCAGCAATATTTTCAACGTGCTGCTGATCTTGGGTGTGTCGGCGCTGGTGGCTCCGCTGGTGGTCGCTCAGCAGTTGATTCGGCTGGATGTGCCGATCATGATTGGCGTATCGTTTCTGATGCTGCTGTTTGGACTAGATGGGCGAATTGGGCGCTCGGATGGCGTGGTGCTGTTTGCTGGGGCGATCGCCTACACGCTGTTTCTGATTTATCAGAGCCGCAAGGAGCAAAACCTGGATGTGCAGCAGGAATACGAGCAGTATGGCGCGGGAGAGCCGGGCGATCGCCCCGCCGCCCTAATCTGGCTGATTAACCTGGCTTACATTGTGGGTGGGCTGGTGCTGCTAGTCTTGGGTTCTCGCTGGCTGGTGGATAGCTCGGTTAGTATTGCCCGCTTGATTGGGGTCAGCGAGTTGGTCATTGGCCTGACGATTGTGGCTGCGGGAACGTCTTTGCCCGAACTGGCCACCTCCGTCGTCGCCAGCTTCAAGGGCGAACGCGACATTGCTGTGGGCAACGTCGTCGGCAGCAATATTTTCAATATTCTTGCCGTGCTGGGGCTTTCGGCAGCCGTTTCCCCAGCGGGTCTGGCCGTGTCTGATGCGGTGCTGCGCTTTGATGGGCTGGTTATGCTGGCCGTGGCGATCGCCTGTCTACCCATCTTTTTCACAGGCAACCTGATTACCCGCTGGGAAGGTGCAGTTTTTATCGGATACTACGCCGCCTACACGCTGTATCTCATTCTCCACTCCACCCAGCACGCCATCCTGCCGCTCTTTAGCCAGGCCATGTTCTGGTTTGTGCTGCCAATCACGGTTTTGACAATTGCTGTCGTAACCCTGCGCGAACTCCGCCGCTCCCGCCACCGCAAGCAGCAGATCTCGTCCGCCGAAGAGCCACCGACCCGATAG
- the ruvC gene encoding crossover junction endodeoxyribonuclease RuvC produces MPRILGLDPGLATLGFGALCCEAGSGVRSADRIEVLDFGVIRTLAGTEMGDRLCTIFDDLHDLLNTVKPDLIALEKLFFYRMGNTIAVAQARGVIALVLAQHKLPVVEFTPAQVKQALTGYGNADKLAVQEAVARELSLATIPKPDDAADALAIALAAWFQQ; encoded by the coding sequence ATGCCCCGTATCCTTGGGCTAGACCCCGGACTGGCGACCCTCGGCTTTGGGGCACTGTGCTGTGAAGCTGGTTCCGGCGTTCGATCAGCCGATCGGATTGAGGTGCTAGATTTTGGCGTGATTCGCACCCTGGCAGGAACCGAGATGGGCGATCGCCTTTGCACCATCTTCGACGACCTGCACGACCTGCTAAACACGGTCAAACCCGATCTTATCGCTCTGGAAAAACTATTTTTCTACCGCATGGGCAACACAATTGCTGTAGCTCAAGCACGGGGCGTGATTGCGCTGGTGTTAGCACAGCATAAGCTGCCCGTTGTGGAGTTCACGCCAGCTCAAGTCAAGCAGGCGCTAACTGGATATGGCAACGCCGACAAGCTGGCCGTTCAGGAAGCTGTGGCCCGCGAACTGTCGCTCGCAACTATCCCAAAGCCCGACGACGCAGCCGACGCGCTGGCGATCGCCCTCGCAGCTTGGTTTCAGCAGTAA
- a CDS encoding DUF1257 domain-containing protein: protein MSHFSTLRTKITDAEILKASLRDLGISVKTEADVRGYNGQRVRSDIVAVLEGEYDLGWSRNADGSFDLIADLWGVAKKHNQTELINSINQKYAVNKTLAEVKRPGLQNANVKLVVQK, encoded by the coding sequence ATGTCTCACTTTAGCACTCTGCGTACCAAAATCACCGATGCCGAAATCCTGAAGGCTTCTCTGCGGGATCTGGGTATTTCTGTGAAGACCGAAGCTGATGTGCGCGGCTACAACGGTCAGCGCGTCCGCTCTGACATCGTTGCCGTTCTGGAAGGCGAGTATGATCTGGGCTGGTCTCGCAATGCCGATGGTTCCTTCGACCTGATCGCTGACCTCTGGGGCGTTGCCAAGAAGCACAACCAGACCGAGCTGATCAACTCCATCAACCAGAAGTATGCCGTCAACAAGACGCTGGCAGAAGTGAAGCGCCCCGGTCTGCAAAACGCCAACGTGAAGCTGGTGGTGCAAAAGTAG
- a CDS encoding flavodoxin family protein, with the protein MPTVAVVYFSGTGHTKLMAEAVAAGASQVPGTEVKLLQITGEQIVNGRWQDPGILEELNRADGIVFGSPTYMGGVAAQFKAFVDAASAVWAQQGWKDKIAGGFTHSGSPSGDKQGTLLYLAINASQHSMIWVGNSEMGYNDQGVNRLGSFLGVMGFTVPDFSGQTPATLDEGDRLTSERYGRRIAEAVQRWKC; encoded by the coding sequence ATGCCGACAGTTGCAGTTGTCTATTTTTCGGGTACGGGCCATACGAAGCTCATGGCAGAAGCAGTGGCGGCAGGGGCAAGTCAGGTTCCTGGCACCGAGGTCAAGCTGCTGCAAATTACAGGCGAGCAGATTGTCAACGGCCGCTGGCAAGATCCAGGCATTTTGGAGGAATTGAATCGCGCTGACGGTATTGTCTTTGGATCGCCGACCTACATGGGCGGCGTGGCGGCCCAGTTCAAGGCATTCGTGGATGCGGCCAGCGCCGTGTGGGCGCAGCAGGGCTGGAAGGACAAAATCGCAGGCGGCTTTACCCACTCTGGCTCTCCCAGCGGCGACAAGCAAGGCACACTGCTCTACCTCGCCATCAATGCCTCCCAGCACAGCATGATCTGGGTTGGCAATTCGGAAATGGGCTACAACGACCAGGGCGTGAACCGCTTGGGGTCATTCTTGGGCGTAATGGGCTTCACCGTTCCCGACTTTTCGGGGCAGACCCCAGCGACCCTCGATGAGGGCGATCGCCTCACCTCCGAGCGCTACGGCCGCCGCATTGCCGAAGCTGTTCAGCGCTGGAAGTGTTAG
- the mrdA gene encoding penicillin-binding protein 2, which produces MAGKTYTFYRTSPARTSLVHPTSGNNPLVHRAIVLMLLITGAMGAFVYRLSELQIFEGARNRELAEQNRVRRIPLVADRGTVSDRHGKLLATSQISRYVYLWPRQHSPREWQEIAVHLSPIIGVSPKDILGRLEKAGYTSLLPVRVGNQLSPTMFVAVAELLPRWPGVEILTGSSRKYPNGSLASHVLGYIGEATEEDMARNPDYPSGMIVGKMGIERLANKQLEGKWGGRLVEVDARGQESRLLGEQPPISGEPVQLTLDLALQRTAEKALGGRRGAAVVLNVKTGEVLALASSPTFDPNMFTRSVTEAEWQQLQKGDQPFLNRALQGYPPGSTFKIVTALRAWRRASFHPQARVGTSAFLSVGGHQFWESSRRGFGAIGFRDALAYSSNTFFFRVGMSVGPEAIARWGKALGIGIETPHLGLEGASIGMMPTPDEKEALYNEPWYLGDTISMSIGQGLVQATPLELAVMTAAIANGGKRVQPHLLASQTNRPDVQPVSAGLKPETIKAIQEGLVATVQKGTARRLADGSIPLTAGKTGTSEVGPGRKPNAMYVGYGPVSDPQIAIAVVIENGGYGGVAALPVAHEVFKTYFGKQ; this is translated from the coding sequence ATGGCTGGCAAAACCTACACTTTCTATCGCACCTCTCCCGCCCGCACGTCCCTGGTGCATCCCACGAGCGGGAACAATCCGCTGGTTCATCGCGCCATCGTGCTGATGTTGCTAATCACGGGTGCGATGGGGGCGTTTGTCTATCGCCTCTCGGAACTGCAAATCTTTGAAGGGGCTCGCAATCGGGAACTGGCAGAGCAAAATCGGGTGCGCCGCATTCCGCTGGTGGCCGACCGAGGAACCGTGAGCGATCGCCACGGCAAGCTCCTGGCCACCAGCCAGATTTCCCGCTACGTCTACCTCTGGCCAAGACAGCACTCGCCCAGAGAATGGCAGGAAATTGCCGTTCACCTGTCGCCGATTATCGGCGTTAGCCCGAAAGACATTCTGGGTCGTCTGGAAAAGGCAGGCTATACCTCTCTGCTGCCCGTGCGCGTTGGCAACCAGCTTTCACCAACCATGTTTGTGGCCGTGGCCGAACTGTTGCCGCGCTGGCCAGGGGTGGAAATTCTTACCGGATCAAGCCGCAAGTATCCCAACGGGTCGCTTGCATCCCATGTATTGGGCTACATCGGCGAAGCAACTGAAGAGGACATGGCCCGCAATCCCGATTATCCCAGCGGCATGATCGTCGGCAAGATGGGCATCGAGCGCCTGGCTAACAAACAACTGGAAGGCAAGTGGGGCGGACGACTGGTAGAAGTGGACGCACGTGGTCAGGAATCTCGCTTGCTGGGCGAACAGCCGCCAATCAGCGGTGAACCCGTTCAACTGACGCTGGATTTGGCATTGCAGCGCACGGCAGAAAAGGCGCTGGGGGGGCGGCGCGGCGCAGCGGTAGTGCTGAATGTGAAAACGGGCGAGGTGTTGGCGTTGGCGAGTTCGCCGACGTTTGACCCCAATATGTTTACCCGCAGCGTCACGGAGGCGGAATGGCAGCAGCTTCAAAAAGGTGACCAGCCGTTTCTCAACCGGGCGCTTCAGGGTTATCCACCGGGCAGCACGTTTAAGATTGTGACGGCGCTGCGGGCATGGAGACGGGCAAGTTTTCACCCCCAGGCGCGGGTGGGCACGTCGGCGTTTCTCAGCGTGGGCGGGCACCAGTTTTGGGAAAGCAGCCGCCGCGGGTTTGGGGCGATTGGCTTCCGCGATGCCCTGGCCTACAGCAGCAACACCTTTTTCTTTCGGGTGGGTATGTCGGTGGGGCCAGAGGCGATCGCCCGCTGGGGCAAGGCGCTGGGCATTGGCATCGAAACGCCGCACCTGGGGCTGGAGGGGGCCAGCATTGGCATGATGCCCACGCCCGATGAGAAAGAAGCGCTATACAACGAACCCTGGTATCTGGGCGACACGATTAGCATGTCCATTGGTCAAGGGCTGGTGCAGGCGACCCCGCTGGAACTGGCCGTGATGACGGCGGCGATCGCCAACGGCGGCAAGCGCGTCCAGCCTCATCTCCTCGCCTCGCAGACCAACCGACCCGACGTGCAGCCCGTGTCAGCGGGCCTCAAGCCCGAAACTATCAAAGCCATTCAGGAAGGACTGGTGGCCACAGTGCAAAAGGGTACAGCTCGCCGCCTGGCCGATGGCTCCATCCCCCTGACGGCAGGTAAAACGGGCACCTCGGAAGTGGGCCCCGGCCGCAAGCCCAACGCCATGTACGTGGGCTACGGCCCGGTGAGCGATCCGCAGATTGCGATCGCCGTCGTCATTGAAAACGGAGGCTATGGCGGCGTTGCGGCGCTGCCTGTAGCTCATGAGGTATTTAAGACGTATTTTGGGAAGCAGTGA
- a CDS encoding Crp/Fnr family transcriptional regulator, translated as MKTTAFSELFPLFSSASPETLEWLLSIAVEHEYPAGRAVLMEDAWGNAVYFVESGWVKVRRHSGEEVVTLAILGRGDFFGEMAILDESPRSTDVVALSPVKLLSISAQRFIQTLFKDSQLHHKMLQLMVRRLRQTNFRFQIQHRAPAIKLANTLVLLGENYGKSTPHGTEIFNVPIKDLADVTDINPDDAAKIMEKLDSKGWIKIDTAGQTMRLLNMRQLAHLAGKI; from the coding sequence ATGAAAACCACCGCCTTTAGTGAATTGTTCCCTCTCTTCAGTTCCGCCAGTCCAGAAACCCTGGAGTGGCTCTTGTCGATCGCGGTTGAGCATGAGTATCCTGCTGGCCGTGCTGTGCTGATGGAAGATGCCTGGGGAAATGCGGTCTATTTTGTCGAGTCGGGTTGGGTAAAAGTGCGCCGTCACTCTGGCGAAGAAGTGGTCACGCTGGCGATTTTAGGGCGCGGCGATTTCTTTGGGGAGATGGCGATTTTGGACGAGTCTCCCCGCTCGACGGATGTGGTGGCGCTGTCGCCTGTAAAGCTGCTCAGCATTTCCGCCCAGCGCTTTATCCAGACGCTGTTCAAAGATTCGCAACTGCACCACAAGATGCTGCAACTGATGGTGCGGCGGTTGCGGCAGACCAATTTTCGCTTCCAGATTCAGCACCGCGCCCCAGCTATTAAGCTAGCCAATACGCTGGTGCTGCTGGGTGAAAACTACGGGAAATCAACGCCCCACGGCACAGAGATTTTCAACGTGCCGATTAAGGATTTGGCAGATGTCACCGATATTAATCCAGACGATGCCGCCAAAATTATGGAAAAGCTGGACAGCAAGGGCTGGATCAAGATTGACACCGCCGGGCAAACGATGCGTCTGCTGAATATGCGCCAGCTTGCTCATCTGGCTGGCAAGATTTAG
- the bchI gene encoding magnesium chelatase ATPase subunit I, translated as MTSATQAMPQRAVFPFTAIVGQEEMKLALLLNVIDPKIGGVMIMGDRGTGKTTTIRALADLLPEIEVVADDPFGSSPTDPDLMSDDVRRRLSAGETLPVSHRKVIMVDLPLGATEDRVCGTIDIEKALSEGVKAFEPGLLAKANRGILYVDEVNLLDDHLVDVLLDSAASGWNTVEREGISIRHPARFVLVGSGNPEEGELRPQLLDRFGMHAEIRTVKDPSLRVDIVEQRSEFDQNPKAFLAKHQAQQDALQKQIVDAQARLSSVTIDRELKVKISQVCAELDVDGLRGDIVTNRASKAIAAFEGRTEVTEQDIRRVIGLCLRHRLRKDPLESIDSGYKVDKVFSQVFGLAEEAIQNGAAVAR; from the coding sequence ATGACTTCTGCAACACAAGCCATGCCCCAACGGGCGGTGTTTCCCTTTACGGCGATCGTGGGGCAAGAAGAAATGAAGCTGGCCCTGCTGCTGAACGTGATCGACCCCAAAATTGGCGGGGTGATGATCATGGGCGATCGCGGCACAGGCAAAACCACCACCATTCGGGCCCTGGCCGACCTGCTGCCCGAAATCGAGGTTGTTGCCGATGACCCCTTCGGCAGTTCCCCCACCGACCCCGACCTGATGAGCGACGACGTGCGGCGGCGGCTCAGCGCGGGTGAAACCTTGCCTGTATCCCATCGCAAAGTGATCATGGTCGATTTGCCGCTGGGGGCAACGGAGGATCGCGTTTGCGGCACCATCGACATCGAAAAGGCACTGTCTGAGGGCGTGAAGGCGTTTGAACCGGGGCTGCTGGCCAAGGCCAATCGCGGCATTTTATACGTAGACGAGGTAAACCTGCTGGACGACCACCTGGTGGACGTGCTGCTCGACTCGGCCGCCTCCGGCTGGAACACGGTAGAGCGCGAGGGCATTTCGATTCGTCATCCGGCGCGGTTTGTGCTGGTGGGGTCGGGCAACCCAGAAGAGGGCGAGTTGCGGCCTCAACTGCTCGACCGCTTTGGAATGCACGCAGAAATCCGCACGGTTAAAGATCCCTCGCTGCGGGTGGATATTGTTGAGCAGCGCTCCGAGTTTGACCAAAATCCGAAGGCGTTTTTGGCAAAGCATCAAGCCCAGCAAGACGCGCTGCAAAAGCAAATCGTCGATGCCCAGGCGCGGCTGTCGTCGGTGACTATTGACCGAGAGCTAAAGGTAAAAATCTCTCAGGTGTGCGCTGAGCTAGATGTAGACGGGTTGCGGGGCGACATCGTGACCAACCGTGCCTCGAAGGCGATCGCCGCCTTTGAAGGCCGCACCGAAGTCACCGAACAAGACATCCGCCGCGTCATCGGCCTCTGCCTGCGCCACCGCCTCCGGAAAGACCCGCTAGAATCCATCGACTCCGGCTATAAGGTGGATAAGGTATTCAGCCAGGTTTTTGGTCTGGCTGAGGAAGCCATCCAAAACGGTGCCGCTGTCGCCCGCTAG
- a CDS encoding winged helix-turn-helix transcriptional regulator — MLRVTATTPQEAESCPVRDVLDRIGDKWSLLILCTLADGKLRFMDIKRAIGDVSQRMLTQTLRHLERDGYITRRVYPTVPPRVEYELSDLGRSLLVPVQQLIAWAETHHPEIAAARERYDARPENVPRAD; from the coding sequence ATGCTGCGGGTAACGGCGACCACGCCCCAAGAGGCAGAGTCTTGCCCGGTGCGCGACGTGCTGGATCGCATCGGCGACAAGTGGAGCCTGCTGATTCTCTGTACGCTGGCGGATGGCAAGCTGCGGTTTATGGACATCAAGCGGGCGATTGGCGACGTGTCGCAGCGGATGCTGACCCAAACCCTGCGGCATCTAGAGCGCGATGGCTACATTACGCGCAGGGTCTATCCCACGGTGCCGCCGCGGGTGGAATATGAACTGAGCGACTTGGGGCGATCGCTCTTAGTCCCTGTGCAGCAGCTCATCGCCTGGGCCGAAACGCATCACCCCGAAATCGCCGCCGCCCGCGAGCGCTACGATGCCCGCCCAGAGAACGTGCCCCGGGCGGACTGA
- the cbiD gene encoding cobalt-precorrin-5B (C(1))-methyltransferase CbiD, which yields MTAPFPKTPSARAGYTLPVFACAGAIAALRHLHDDPPSPQSVTLDLINPAQVVEIPIEQVARLGPTTALAITRSDPGDNLDLTRNTPIWSIVEIRQRGSGVGKQDSPLPDITLDGGEGLGRQVNADHQPAIYAYARTLLLSNLEPLLHPGEAIGVTIVLPEGRSLAGRTSNAAFGVVEGLSLLGTSGISQPLSAPGQLENFRAALRQKSATHSALVFCLGENGLDLASNLGIDPGCVVKTANWLGPLLVEAGMQGVESILLFGYHGKLMKLAGGIFHTHHHVADGRQEIFAAHCAIAGLPTSDVQQIFACDTAEAALKYLQALDANTGSNWVGQVYGAIAQTIDQRSAEYIRAHSDRSVQVGSVLFGRDRQIIVKSELGSAILSQVLLS from the coding sequence ATGACCGCGCCGTTTCCTAAGACCCCTTCTGCGCGGGCAGGCTATACCCTGCCCGTGTTTGCCTGTGCGGGGGCGATCGCCGCGCTGCGCCACCTGCACGACGACCCGCCTTCGCCCCAGAGCGTCACCCTCGACCTGATTAACCCTGCCCAAGTCGTTGAAATTCCCATCGAGCAAGTGGCCCGCCTCGGCCCCACCACCGCCCTCGCCATCACCCGCAGCGACCCCGGCGACAATCTCGACCTAACCCGCAACACGCCCATCTGGAGCATCGTTGAAATCAGGCAGCGGGGATCAGGAGTCGGCAAGCAAGACTCTCCCCTCCCCGACATCACCCTGGACGGGGGCGAAGGCCTTGGCCGACAGGTGAATGCCGACCATCAGCCCGCCATCTACGCCTATGCCCGCACCCTGCTGCTATCCAACCTGGAGCCGCTGCTGCATCCAGGGGAGGCAATTGGCGTGACGATTGTGCTGCCGGAGGGGCGATCGCTCGCAGGGCGCACCTCCAATGCCGCCTTTGGGGTGGTCGAGGGGTTGTCGCTGCTGGGCACGTCGGGCATTTCCCAGCCCCTCAGCGCACCGGGGCAACTGGAAAACTTTCGAGCGGCGCTGCGGCAAAAGTCGGCGACGCATTCGGCGCTGGTATTTTGCCTGGGGGAAAACGGGCTGGATTTGGCAAGTAATCTGGGGATCGATCCCGGCTGCGTGGTAAAAACGGCAAACTGGCTGGGGCCGCTGCTGGTGGAGGCGGGAATGCAGGGGGTAGAATCCATCCTGCTGTTTGGCTATCACGGCAAGCTGATGAAGCTGGCAGGCGGCATTTTCCATACGCACCACCACGTCGCCGACGGGCGACAGGAAATTTTTGCGGCGCACTGCGCGATCGCCGGCCTGCCGACCTCAGACGTGCAGCAGATCTTTGCCTGCGACACGGCGGAGGCAGCGCTGAAGTATTTGCAGGCGCTCGACGCAAACACCGGAAGCAACTGGGTGGGGCAGGTGTATGGGGCGATCGCCCAAACCATCGACCAGCGCTCAGCAGAGTACATTCGCGCCCACAGCGATCGCTCGGTGCAGGTGGGGTCGGTTTTGTTTGGGCGCGATCGCCAAATCATTGTGAAAAGCGAATTAGGGTCTGCAATTTTGTCGCAGGTTTTGTTAAGCTAG
- a CDS encoding 3'(2'),5'-bisphosphate nucleotidase CysQ: MAGDRSIWRQGRSRSTKKGLDDYVTDVDRALDAQLAGGLTALFPADSVISEENAASRQQFSQHAGRLWLVDPLDGTEDFIHGKPHYSVMVGALEQGRPTAGWVYAPVFDQLYFGGEELGLFGRAGAAEAAPLVPTKPNLPRPDLTGDRFSVLIGTKDARRYGESILRHIPQAQFGFIGSFGLKVLEVIQGRAALYIYLNRRVKLWDTVGPLALARAAGLVCCDLDGKPIRFDAAALDPDTLTHQQPILVGWPPFLNLLLPLLQRAIADVD; the protein is encoded by the coding sequence GTGGCAGGCGATCGCTCGATCTGGCGGCAGGGTCGTTCAAGGTCTACGAAAAAAGGGCTAGACGACTACGTGACCGATGTGGATCGGGCACTGGATGCTCAGCTTGCGGGTGGGCTGACGGCGCTATTTCCCGCCGATAGCGTAATTTCTGAGGAAAACGCCGCCTCGCGTCAGCAATTCTCGCAGCACGCTGGCCGCCTGTGGCTGGTCGATCCGCTGGATGGCACAGAAGACTTTATCCACGGCAAGCCGCATTATTCCGTCATGGTGGGAGCGCTGGAGCAGGGGCGGCCGACGGCGGGCTGGGTCTATGCGCCTGTGTTTGATCAACTGTATTTTGGGGGCGAGGAACTGGGGCTATTTGGGCGGGCGGGCGCAGCAGAGGCGGCTCCGCTGGTGCCGACTAAGCCAAACCTGCCGAGGCCAGACCTGACGGGCGATCGCTTCTCAGTTCTAATCGGCACCAAAGATGCCCGTCGCTACGGTGAGTCCATTCTGCGCCATATCCCCCAGGCTCAGTTTGGCTTTATCGGCAGCTTTGGGCTAAAGGTGCTGGAGGTGATTCAGGGTCGCGCTGCACTTTATATTTACCTCAACCGCCGAGTTAAACTCTGGGATACGGTCGGGCCGCTGGCATTGGCCCGGGCAGCCGGGCTGGTGTGTTGCGATCTGGACGGCAAGCCCATCAGGTTTGATGCAGCCGCCCTCGACCCCGACACGCTGACCCATCAGCAGCCGATTCTAGTGGGCTGGCCGCCTTTCCTCAATTTGCTGTTGCCACTGCTGCAACGGGCGATCGCCGACGTGGACTGA